One genomic window of Solanum dulcamara chromosome 10, daSolDulc1.2, whole genome shotgun sequence includes the following:
- the LOC129871562 gene encoding uncharacterized protein LOC129871562 — MTENLDEILTHSNGCKDSKSLVFPTKGLLDSNGRDGTKDSLACEKERNEFWNVQELVDSVFFEDVSRSNKHEITASPLKDDLNEGLSNLTSCKRNGNPFACDTGDRDHPWSIPKFEDPMIVNFFDDKEKGAVVSNAQFTSLSELFGTDTPLYTDKGVLEFKLPESMICYEKSNYHITKDICMDEGAPLMDKIVTESRKDDQPDSSISLAADEHQPRNTRDGLDSEFVSSGESKASSVESAVKISVDHHTTKEDADTKSLAPNDINPFLEDNMSKDADKDSYLEDVMKIFGAKDTTMDKATNISEKECDIQNLKESISDADQSSQQPDQMPTFVAAFNSQNAVSAADGTNNNGPASNFSNNSKSEAGAITCDFNLTELALSSSVAKIDKNLPEHSHKLEAIYGQKDGSSDSFSAATQVHFANSVDSSNSSIHAKSLDPPNVVNLEEKNSGNLPLGVHGHFADGEASFAAVGPASGLITYSGHISHSGNISLRSDSSTTSARSFAFPVLQSEWNSSPVRMAKSERRHYRKHRCWRKSLLCCKF; from the exons ATGACGGAAAATCTGGATGAAATATTAACTCACTCAAATGGTTGCAAGGACTCCAAGTCTTTAGTCTTTCCAACGAAAGGTCTGCTTGATTCAAATGGTCGTGATGGCACTAAAGACTCTTTGGCATGTGAAAAAGAGAGGAACGAATTCTGGAATGTTCAGGAACTTGTTGACTCTGTATTTTTTGAAGATGTTTCAAGAAGTAACAAACATGAAATTACAGCTTCACCTCTGAAAGATGATCTGAACGAAGGCCTGTCTAATTTAACTTCTTGCAAGAGAAATGGAAATCCTTTTGCATGTGATACAGGAGATAGAGATCACCCCTGGAGTATTCCCAAATTTGAGGACCCTATGATTGTTAATTTCTTCGATGATAAAGAGAAGGGAGCCGTAGTCTCTAATGCACAATTTACCTCTCTTTCAGAGTTGTTTGGTACAGACACTCCTTTATACACCGATAAGGGTGTCCTGGAATTCAAATTACCTGAATCGATGATTTGCTACGAAAAGAGTAACTATCACATTACGAAAGACATATGCATGGATGAGGGTGCACCTCTCATGGATAAAATTGTAACTGAAAGCAGGAAAGATGATCAGCCTGACTCGTCTATTTCTCTAGCTGCTGATGAACACCAGCCGAGAAACACCAGGGATGGTCTTGACAGTGAATTTGTCTCATCCGGTGAGTCCAAAGcttcatcagttgaaagtgccGTCAAAATTTCTGTTGATCATCATACAACTAAAGAAGATGCGGATACTAAATCACTTGCTCCAAATGATATAAACCCCTTCTTGGAAGATAATATGAGCAAAGATGCTGACAAGGATTCTTATCTGGAGGACGTGATGAAGATTTTTGGAGCAAAAGATACTACAATGGATAAAGCTACTAACATATCAGAAAAAGAATGTGACATTCAGAATCTTAAGGAATCTATCTCTGATGCTGATCAATCATCACAGCAGCCTGATCAG ATGCCAACTTTTGTAGCTGCTTTCAACAGCCAAAATGCAGTCTCGGCAGCTGATGGAACAAACAACAATGGACCAGCTAGCAACTTCTCTAACAATAGCAAGTCAGAAGCTGGAGCTATTACTTGCGACTTCAACTTGACTGAACTGGCTTTAAGTAGCAGCGTggcaaaaattgataaaaactTGCCTGAACACTCCCATAAATTAGAGGCCATCTACGGTCAAAAGGATGGGAGTTCTGACAGCTTTTCAGCTGCTACTCAAGTTCATTTTGCCAATAGTGTGGACTCCAGCAATAGCAGTATTCACGCCAAATCCCTCGACCCCCCAAATGTGGTTAATCTCGAGGAAAAGAACTCTGGCAATCTCCCCCTCGGTGTGCATGGTCATTTTGCAGATGGAGAAGCAAGTTTTGCTGCAGTAGGACCTGCATCTGGTTTGATTACTTACTCAGGCCATATATCACATTCGGGTAACATCTCTCTTCGGTCAGATAGCAGCACAACCAGTGCCAGATCCTTTGCCTTCCCAGT CTTACAATCTGAATGGAACAGTAGCCCAGTAAGAATGGCAAAGTCAGAAAGGAGGCATTATAGGAAACACAGGTGTTGGAGGAAAAGTCTTCTCTGTTGTAAATTCTAA